One region of Salvia hispanica cultivar TCC Black 2014 unplaced genomic scaffold, UniMelb_Shisp_WGS_1.0 HiC_scaffold_276, whole genome shotgun sequence genomic DNA includes:
- the LOC125198799 gene encoding BTB/POZ domain-containing protein At1g21780-like isoform X2 gives MADTKVETIARLAQWKIESFGPTNLYKRSEPFKIGIWNWHLSVEKNRSVYIRLFPEPSRVSKEQPPIARFIIRVSTSASNRRPYVSPIHERLLRSSDDFACPIDINFQGRFVIDVEFLDLKICPINGGEGSSIWPSDGLMQSQASQSTLRCLCRMLDEEIHADVTINSSDGSLRAHRAILSASSPVFMSMFEHDLKEKESSTIDIEDMTSESCMALLTYLYGAISQEDFWKHRLALLSAANKYDIMDLKDACEESLLEDINSGNVLERLQEAWLYQLDKLKKGCLAYLLDFGKIYDVREEMNDFFRNADRELVVEMFQELLAVWKPT, from the exons atgGCGGACACGAAGGTGGAGACGATAGCAAGACTGGCGCAGTGGAAAATCGAGAGCTTCGGTCCAACCAATCTGTACAAGAGATCCGAGCCGTTCAAAATCGGCATTTGGAACTG GCATTTATCGGTCGAGAAGAATCGCTCCGTTTACATCAGGCTTTTCCCCGAGCCGTCTCGTGTTTCGAAGGAGCAGCCGCCGATTGCTCGCTTCATCATTCGTGTTTCCACCTCCGCCTCCAATCGCAGGCCCTACGTCTCGCCCA TTCACGAGAGACTACTTCGTTCTAGTGATGACTTTGCTTGCCCTATCGATATTAACTTTCAAGGACGTTTTGTCATTGATGTTGAGTTTCTGGACCTTAAGATCTGCCCTATAAAT GGTGGAGAAGGCAGTTCTATATGGCCCAGCGACGGCCTGATGCAAAGTCAAGCGAGCCAAAGCACTCTCAGATGTCTCTGTCGCATGCTTGACGAGGAGATTCACGCAGACGTCACCATCAACTCCTCCGATGGATCTCTACGAGCTCACAGAGCTATTCTCTCCGCTAGTTCTCCTGTCTTTATGAGCATGTTCGAGCATGATCTCAAGGAGAAAGAGTCTTCAACAATCGACATTGAAGATATGACATCCGAGTCCTGCATGGCCCTCCTCACTTACCTGTACGGGGCGATAAGCCAGGAGGACTTCTGGAAGCACCGGCTGGCATTGCTGAGCGCGGCAAACAAGTACGACATCATGGACTTGAAGGATGCTTGCGAGGAGAGCCTGTTGGAAGACATTAACTCAGGGAACGTGCTCGAGAGACTACAGGAAGCTTGGCTCTACCAGCttgataaattaaagaagGGGTGCTTGGCGTACTTGCTTGATTTTGGCAAGATTTATGATGTGAGAGAAGAAATGAATGATTTCTTCAGAAATGCAGACAGAGAGCTAGTTGTAGAGATGTTCCAAGAGTTACTTGCAGTTTGGAAAccaacataa
- the LOC125198799 gene encoding BTB/POZ domain-containing protein At1g21780-like isoform X1, producing the protein MADTKVETIARLAQWKIESFGPTNLYKRSEPFKIGIWNWYLHLSVEKNRSVYIRLFPEPSRVSKEQPPIARFIIRVSTSASNRRPYVSPIHERLLRSSDDFACPIDINFQGRFVIDVEFLDLKICPINGGEGSSIWPSDGLMQSQASQSTLRCLCRMLDEEIHADVTINSSDGSLRAHRAILSASSPVFMSMFEHDLKEKESSTIDIEDMTSESCMALLTYLYGAISQEDFWKHRLALLSAANKYDIMDLKDACEESLLEDINSGNVLERLQEAWLYQLDKLKKGCLAYLLDFGKIYDVREEMNDFFRNADRELVVEMFQELLAVWKPT; encoded by the exons atgGCGGACACGAAGGTGGAGACGATAGCAAGACTGGCGCAGTGGAAAATCGAGAGCTTCGGTCCAACCAATCTGTACAAGAGATCCGAGCCGTTCAAAATCGGCATTTGGAACTGGTATCT GCATTTATCGGTCGAGAAGAATCGCTCCGTTTACATCAGGCTTTTCCCCGAGCCGTCTCGTGTTTCGAAGGAGCAGCCGCCGATTGCTCGCTTCATCATTCGTGTTTCCACCTCCGCCTCCAATCGCAGGCCCTACGTCTCGCCCA TTCACGAGAGACTACTTCGTTCTAGTGATGACTTTGCTTGCCCTATCGATATTAACTTTCAAGGACGTTTTGTCATTGATGTTGAGTTTCTGGACCTTAAGATCTGCCCTATAAAT GGTGGAGAAGGCAGTTCTATATGGCCCAGCGACGGCCTGATGCAAAGTCAAGCGAGCCAAAGCACTCTCAGATGTCTCTGTCGCATGCTTGACGAGGAGATTCACGCAGACGTCACCATCAACTCCTCCGATGGATCTCTACGAGCTCACAGAGCTATTCTCTCCGCTAGTTCTCCTGTCTTTATGAGCATGTTCGAGCATGATCTCAAGGAGAAAGAGTCTTCAACAATCGACATTGAAGATATGACATCCGAGTCCTGCATGGCCCTCCTCACTTACCTGTACGGGGCGATAAGCCAGGAGGACTTCTGGAAGCACCGGCTGGCATTGCTGAGCGCGGCAAACAAGTACGACATCATGGACTTGAAGGATGCTTGCGAGGAGAGCCTGTTGGAAGACATTAACTCAGGGAACGTGCTCGAGAGACTACAGGAAGCTTGGCTCTACCAGCttgataaattaaagaagGGGTGCTTGGCGTACTTGCTTGATTTTGGCAAGATTTATGATGTGAGAGAAGAAATGAATGATTTCTTCAGAAATGCAGACAGAGAGCTAGTTGTAGAGATGTTCCAAGAGTTACTTGCAGTTTGGAAAccaacataa